Proteins co-encoded in one Caldisericia bacterium genomic window:
- a CDS encoding AAA family ATPase, whose protein sequence is MYIKEIIIKNFQSHKYTKIELSDKINVFLGKGNSGKSSIIRALIWVFFNEPQGTSFIRQNEQSAFVSITLDNGYKVIRERGVNVNKYVLVDPNGNKKEFSNFGRDVPDEIKKVIGMKTLPLENGKKLNPQIKDQMENIYLLDESPSTIHSTLLTISGGQVFDEAINSILVDLQRLDRKEKDIKKDIDEKVVLLKNYEGIDEKKESLIKIKNEIVSLKKIEERKNFLEKTKIELINIKRAQDIDLLELNSLKKVEPIEKDIIFLIDRKEKFMSLRNLKRDLENLKGDLEKISKDLEILKRHNLREELTSEIKLKIDRLNNLNYIKTSFLKLKGDINNLKIEYDEIQNKIDINIDEYFYLIFNNKVCPVCNREIDEDIKEKIKDNLNKMWR, encoded by the coding sequence ATGTACATCAAAGAAATAATTATTAAAAACTTCCAATCACATAAATATACAAAAATTGAACTATCAGATAAAATCAATGTTTTTTTAGGTAAAGGAAATAGTGGTAAAAGCTCTATTATAAGAGCACTAATATGGGTCTTTTTTAACGAACCTCAAGGTACAAGTTTTATTAGACAAAATGAACAGAGTGCTTTTGTTTCAATAACACTTGATAATGGATATAAAGTTATTAGGGAAAGAGGTGTTAATGTAAATAAATATGTTTTAGTTGATCCAAATGGTAACAAGAAAGAGTTTTCAAACTTTGGAAGAGATGTACCAGATGAAATAAAAAAAGTAATTGGAATGAAAACGCTTCCTCTTGAAAATGGAAAAAAACTAAACCCACAAATTAAAGATCAGATGGAAAATATATATCTTCTTGATGAATCACCATCAACAATTCATTCAACTTTACTTACAATATCAGGAGGACAAGTATTTGATGAAGCAATTAATTCAATTCTTGTAGATCTACAAAGATTAGATAGAAAAGAAAAAGACATAAAAAAAGATATTGATGAAAAAGTTGTATTACTCAAAAATTATGAAGGGATAGACGAGAAGAAAGAGAGTCTTATAAAAATAAAAAATGAAATTGTTAGTCTCAAGAAAATAGAAGAGAGAAAAAATTTTTTAGAAAAAACAAAGATTGAATTGATTAACATTAAAAGAGCTCAAGATATAGATTTATTAGAATTAAATTCTTTAAAAAAGGTTGAACCGATTGAAAAAGATATTATTTTTCTTATAGATAGAAAAGAAAAGTTCATGAGTTTAAGAAATTTAAAAAGAGATTTAGAAAATCTAAAAGGTGATTTAGAAAAAATTTCAAAAGATTTAGAAATTTTAAAAAGACATAATTTAAGAGAAGAATTAACTTCTGAAATTAAATTAAAAATTGATAGACTTAATAATCTCAATTATATTAAAACTTCTTTCTTAAAACTAAAAGGCGATATTAATAATTTAAAAATTGAATACGATGAAATCCAAAATAAAATTGATATAAATATAGATGAATATTTTTATTTAATATTCAATAATAAGGTTTGTCCAGTTTGTAATAGAGAAATTGATGAAGATATAAAAGAAAAGATAAAAGATAATTTAAATAAAATGTGGAGGTAA
- a CDS encoding ATP-binding protein codes for MKEIYVVGESNQFEVYIASREERFSLRDYFFVIEEKEYLGEIVESFTFNKFFPRPDIQNERDQKIIEHLKILGFDIEKEDINIAKLKLLDEPPFPIKVGSKARRANFSEIKNIFKVEEKGLILGGIKNSDRFFDELPSKLKNLYKIIEDGKEREQREIPFVFTIEEMIQYPHIGIFGGSGSGKSFLLRVLIEEIAKFGYPAIIFDPHFEMSFSTLNEKEKGINEIIKNIKVFTVGEDTGIDFSEISERELENLFKSIGEIEIPQEDVIYNAYYMMGSEKSLSNFRENLLNLAQKSKDDSDKNITSRTSARAVLRKLSHLERLNIFGKSDRELLNWIKNEKIAVIQGSLETLKTFASFFLEKIVEKRKDYKDGEKRGEIKDYFPPFFVILDEAHNFAPKESIYFIPSKRVLKIISQEGRKYGIFLILSTQRPSLLDDTILAQLSTKFILRTVRETDLDTIRKETDLTNIDIGRLPYLKTGDAFVSSAIFQRSIPIRVRKTFTNPPPSKNPFLELKEKKEDKKEFILSYLKREGVIEEIFFERILREFESCGVIFKDINEIKIILNELELEGIIEKDENPITSIWRLKNVHQRNNY; via the coding sequence ATGAAAGAGATATATGTTGTTGGAGAATCAAATCAATTTGAAGTTTATATTGCTTCTAGAGAAGAAAGATTTTCTTTAAGAGACTATTTTTTTGTTATAGAGGAGAAAGAGTATCTTGGAGAAATTGTTGAATCTTTTACTTTTAATAAATTTTTTCCAAGACCAGATATTCAAAATGAAAGAGACCAAAAAATTATAGAACACCTTAAAATACTCGGATTTGATATTGAAAAAGAAGATATAAATATAGCTAAACTTAAACTTCTTGATGAACCACCTTTTCCAATAAAAGTTGGAAGCAAAGCAAGAAGGGCAAATTTTTCAGAAATAAAAAACATTTTTAAAGTTGAAGAAAAGGGGTTAATTCTTGGAGGTATAAAAAATAGTGATAGGTTTTTTGATGAATTACCTTCAAAATTGAAAAATTTATACAAAATAATAGAAGATGGAAAAGAGAGAGAACAAAGAGAAATACCATTTGTATTTACAATAGAGGAGATGATTCAATATCCACACATTGGAATTTTTGGTGGCTCAGGTTCTGGAAAATCTTTTCTTTTAAGAGTTTTAATTGAAGAGATAGCAAAATTTGGTTATCCTGCAATTATTTTTGATCCTCACTTTGAAATGAGTTTTTCGACTTTAAATGAAAAAGAAAAGGGGATAAATGAAATTATTAAAAATATTAAAGTTTTTACAGTTGGTGAAGATACAGGAATTGATTTTTCTGAAATATCAGAAAGAGAGTTAGAAAACCTTTTTAAGTCAATTGGCGAAATAGAAATTCCTCAAGAAGATGTTATTTATAATGCATATTATATGATGGGTAGTGAAAAAAGTTTAAGTAACTTTAGAGAGAATTTATTAAACCTTGCTCAAAAAAGTAAAGATGATAGTGATAAAAACATTACAAGTAGAACTAGTGCAAGGGCTGTATTAAGAAAATTAAGTCATCTTGAAAGATTAAATATATTTGGCAAAAGCGATAGAGAACTTTTAAATTGGATTAAAAATGAGAAAATAGCTGTAATTCAAGGTTCACTAGAAACACTTAAAACTTTTGCCTCATTCTTCTTAGAGAAAATTGTTGAAAAAAGAAAAGATTATAAAGATGGAGAAAAGAGAGGAGAAATAAAAGACTATTTTCCTCCATTTTTTGTTATTTTAGATGAAGCACATAATTTTGCACCAAAAGAATCAATTTATTTTATTCCATCAAAAAGAGTTTTAAAAATAATTTCTCAAGAAGGAAGAAAATATGGCATATTTTTAATTCTTTCAACACAGAGACCATCACTTCTTGATGACACTATTTTGGCTCAACTTTCAACAAAATTTATCTTAAGAACTGTCAGAGAAACTGATCTTGATACAATTAGAAAAGAAACTGATTTGACAAATATTGATATTGGAAGGCTTCCATATTTAAAGACAGGTGATGCTTTTGTTTCTTCTGCTATATTCCAAAGATCTATACCAATTAGGGTAAGAAAAACTTTTACAAATCCACCTCCGTCTAAAAATCCATTTTTAGAACTCAAGGAGAAAAAAGAAGATAAAAAGGAGTTTATTTTATCTTACCTAAAAAGAGAAGGGGTGATTGAAGAAATATTTTTTGAAAGAATTCTAAGAGAGTTTGAAAGTTGTGGGGTTATTTTTAAAGATATCAATGAGATTAAAATTATTTTAAATGAACTTGAATTAGAAGGTATAATTGAGAAAGACGAAAATCCTATAACCTCTATTTGGAGATTAAAAAATGTACATCAAAGAAATAATTATTAA
- a CDS encoding DNA double-strand break repair nuclease NurA — MKQKKEYIKNIDDFKEKFKKLNFEIENLFNDEKNKIFIDYILKNKEKIESFGLDFKFNTFFVDGSMSKIGNTFPHYYYIFRSLSYSPNLEIKIFMYDLFSPLIEEDYNLFKEKLEKLTNHKQNKKDDIFLNLSNINYVEESLRYVLMAKLEIEVTKESIQYLKNGDIVFMDGSLTHFKGECPEEFGRLIKICNENGILLCGIVEDIGSIIISGIFEDTPNSTKVHDKELLIGNLNEGEMLHIEKPSRKEGFSTTFLRLSKDPSPISFEVPNIWSYKYKEIASFLMFITERYGRGIPIFRDMSHEDVKLTDEEKFLISKNFIKSEYLEKLFKLKRWLR, encoded by the coding sequence ATGAAGCAAAAGAAAGAGTATATAAAGAATATTGATGATTTTAAAGAAAAGTTTAAAAAACTGAACTTTGAAATTGAAAATCTATTTAATGATGAAAAAAACAAAATTTTTATAGATTATATTTTAAAAAATAAAGAAAAAATAGAATCTTTTGGATTAGATTTTAAATTTAATACTTTTTTTGTTGATGGCTCTATGTCTAAAATTGGAAACACCTTTCCACACTATTACTACATATTTAGATCTCTTTCTTATTCACCAAATCTTGAAATAAAAATATTTATGTATGACCTTTTTTCTCCTTTAATTGAAGAAGATTATAATCTCTTTAAAGAAAAGTTAGAAAAGCTCACTAATCATAAACAAAATAAAAAAGATGATATATTCTTAAACTTATCAAATATAAATTATGTTGAAGAGTCTCTAAGATATGTTTTAATGGCAAAACTTGAAATTGAAGTAACTAAAGAATCAATACAGTATCTAAAAAATGGAGATATTGTTTTTATGGATGGATCTCTGACTCATTTTAAAGGAGAGTGTCCGGAAGAATTTGGAAGATTAATCAAAATTTGTAATGAAAATGGAATTTTATTATGTGGAATAGTTGAAGATATTGGAAGTATTATTATATCGGGTATTTTTGAAGATACTCCTAATTCAACAAAAGTTCATGATAAAGAACTTTTAATTGGAAATCTAAATGAGGGAGAGATGTTACATATTGAAAAACCTTCAAGAAAAGAGGGTTTTTCAACAACATTTTTAAGATTATCAAAAGATCCTTCTCCAATTTCTTTTGAGGTTCCAAACATTTGGAGTTATAAATATAAAGAAATTGCTTCATTCCTAATGTTTATTACTGAAAGATACGGAAGAGGAATACCAATTTTTAGAGACATGTCTCATGAAGATGTAAAATTAACAGATGAAGAAAAATTTTTGATTTCAAAAAATTTTATAAAAAGTGAATATCTTGAAAAATTATTTAAATTAAAAAGGTGGCTAAGATGA
- a CDS encoding metallophosphoesterase: protein MKKILFFTDTHLQEEPISSRKDDYLKSILTKIEEISQIANNENVDYVLFGGDFFTRPSPSYEVTILLTQTLKKFNSKPIIGIVGNHDIEGRNPETYKKKAVKMLEEAKVLKILNDEETFPPFDTDIEIRGINYKDGVDSNIEFHRIKKKDKNKILIIIVHAYLLPFKANFPYLSLEEVSRESEGDIFLVGHYHDGYGIREINGKIFISPGSVARDSKTQFDRIPQVALLKIDNGKVEVELIKLKNVKKREEIEIKIDSIINSDISFLEYFKALKDENFGNLLDPEKILEEILKNENIENEVKEEVKKRYYEAKERVYKEY from the coding sequence ATGAAAAAAATACTTTTCTTTACAGATACACATCTTCAAGAAGAACCTATTTCATCAAGAAAAGATGATTATCTTAAATCAATTTTAACAAAAATAGAAGAGATATCTCAAATTGCAAATAATGAAAATGTTGATTATGTTTTATTTGGTGGAGATTTTTTTACAAGACCATCTCCTAGTTATGAAGTAACAATACTTTTAACACAAACCTTAAAGAAATTTAATTCAAAACCAATTATTGGCATAGTTGGTAATCATGATATTGAAGGAAGAAATCCTGAAACATACAAAAAAAAGGCAGTTAAAATGCTTGAAGAAGCTAAAGTTTTAAAAATTTTAAATGATGAAGAAACTTTCCCTCCTTTTGATACTGATATTGAAATAAGAGGAATTAACTATAAAGATGGAGTTGATTCTAATATTGAATTTCATAGAATTAAAAAGAAAGACAAAAATAAAATCTTAATCATAATTGTTCATGCATATTTACTCCCATTTAAAGCAAATTTTCCTTATCTTTCTCTTGAAGAAGTTTCAAGGGAAAGCGAAGGAGATATTTTTCTTGTAGGTCATTATCATGATGGATATGGAATAAGAGAGATAAATGGAAAAATATTTATCTCACCTGGGAGTGTTGCAAGAGATTCAAAAACACAATTCGATAGAATTCCACAAGTTGCTTTATTAAAAATTGATAATGGAAAAGTAGAAGTTGAATTAATAAAACTAAAAAATGTTAAAAAAAGAGAGGAAATTGAAATAAAAATTGATTCAATAATTAATTCTGATATCTCTTTTCTTGAGTATTTTAAAGCATTAAAAGATGAAAATTTTGGAAACTTACTTGATCCTGAAAAAATTTTAGAAGAGATATTAAAAAATGAAAATATTGAAAATGAAGTAAAAGAAGAAGTTAAAAAAAGGTATTATGAAGCAAAAGAAAGAGTATATAAAGAATATTGA
- a CDS encoding NAD(P)H-hydrate dehydratase, with translation MKVVDTEQIKELDRRAVEEFKINPEILMENASLSAVYLILKKINNIKNRHFLIFCGTGNNGGDGFAIGRKIHSLGGDIKFILLGDENKLTQDAKVNFERVKKIGITILNNPDIKIIKYELENCEIVIDAIFGTGLKREIEGYIKEVIELINNSKKFILSVDIPSGINGDNGIEMGISVNADVVVTFGLPKIGNLIEDGSEKTKELYLSYISYPQVLYEDVNSSVFINEPIEIKNRKKNTYKKDYGDTLFISGSKKYFGAPYFSSYSFLKSGGGYSRLASVKEVIKSVSINAKEIVFYSLKENEDGTISKENEEFLLNLSKEVKFIVIGPGVGLNEDLEELIKNLTIKIERPLLIDGDGLTLISKNKEVLKQRKFPTILTPHLGEFSRLTQIPKETLRKEKIRILKEFSKEYNSYVILKGFHSLIATPDERVFINLSGNPCMATAGMGDVLDGIIPAMYGIGFNIEESIRMGVFVHGFCGDLLKEKFGENGVVANQMIDYLPLALKEIKENFESVKKKYSIEVIL, from the coding sequence ATGAAAGTTGTGGATACAGAACAAATTAAAGAATTAGATAGAAGAGCAGTTGAAGAGTTTAAAATAAATCCAGAAATTTTAATGGAAAATGCTTCTTTAAGTGCTGTATATTTAATTTTGAAAAAAATAAATAATATTAAAAATAGACACTTTTTAATTTTTTGTGGAACTGGAAACAATGGAGGAGATGGTTTCGCAATAGGAAGAAAAATTCATTCACTTGGAGGAGATATAAAATTTATTTTACTTGGAGACGAAAATAAATTAACACAAGATGCAAAAGTAAATTTTGAGAGAGTTAAAAAAATTGGTATTACTATTTTAAATAATCCAGACATTAAAATTATAAAGTATGAGTTGGAAAATTGTGAAATAGTAATCGATGCAATATTTGGAACAGGATTAAAAAGAGAAATTGAAGGATATATAAAAGAGGTTATAGAATTAATAAATAATTCAAAAAAATTTATTTTAAGTGTTGATATTCCTTCAGGAATAAATGGAGATAATGGAATAGAAATGGGTATTTCTGTCAATGCTGATGTTGTAGTAACATTTGGTCTTCCAAAAATAGGAAATTTAATTGAAGATGGCTCTGAGAAGACAAAAGAACTTTATCTTTCATATATTTCATATCCTCAAGTTTTATATGAAGATGTAAACTCATCAGTTTTTATTAATGAACCAATTGAAATAAAGAATAGAAAAAAGAATACATATAAAAAAGATTATGGTGATACATTATTTATTTCTGGTTCTAAAAAATATTTTGGAGCACCCTACTTTTCTTCATACTCATTTTTAAAAAGTGGAGGAGGATACTCTAGACTTGCATCAGTTAAAGAAGTTATAAAATCTGTGAGCATTAATGCAAAAGAAATTGTTTTTTACTCTTTAAAAGAGAATGAGGATGGTACAATTTCAAAAGAGAATGAGGAATTTTTACTCAATCTATCAAAAGAAGTGAAATTTATTGTTATTGGACCAGGAGTTGGATTAAATGAAGATTTGGAAGAGTTAATTAAAAATCTAACTATAAAAATTGAAAGACCTCTTTTAATTGATGGAGATGGATTAACTTTAATTTCAAAAAATAAAGAGGTTTTAAAACAAAGAAAATTTCCAACAATATTAACTCCCCACTTGGGTGAATTTTCAAGGTTAACTCAAATTCCAAAAGAAACTTTAAGGAAAGAAAAAATTAGAATTTTAAAAGAATTTTCTAAAGAATATAATTCTTATGTTATTTTAAAAGGGTTTCACTCTTTAATTGCAACACCAGATGAAAGAGTTTTTATAAATTTGTCAGGAAATCCATGCATGGCAACTGCTGGAATGGGAGATGTTCTTGATGGAATAATTCCTGCAATGTATGGTATTGGATTTAATATTGAAGAAAGTATAAGGATGGGTGTTTTTGTTCATGGTTTTTGTGGTGACTTATTAAAAGAGAAATTTGGAGAAAATGGGGTTGTTGCAAATCAAATGATTGATTATTTACCTCTTGCATTAAAAGAGATAAAAGAAAATTTTGAGAGTGTTAAGAAAAAATATTCAATTGAGGTTATTTTATGA
- the nadE gene encoding NAD(+) synthase yields the protein MNYSILPQELNFDPKFEISRISNFINSFLNKLNKNKVVIGLSGGIDSAIVLKLLTLSIPKENIFALILPERDTDKKNLIDAINFAKDLGINYKIINISKVLSKFGIYLSVPYFILPTRKLRESYTRKLYDKYREFYGKSPFYLQYDINEELLKNKWFFKGLAYLRIKHRIRMVTLYYNADLINGVVVGTTNKTEYLLGFFVKYGDYASDFEPIIHLYKSQIFKLGEFISLPNVFLNKKPSPDLLPGIEDEFSMGLNYLEIDRVLVRFLNNLPIEKISEELNISIDLIKNLYDAYIKSEFLRNPPPNVLNFSL from the coding sequence ATGAATTATTCTATTTTACCTCAAGAATTAAATTTTGACCCTAAATTTGAAATATCAAGAATCTCTAATTTTATTAATTCTTTTTTAAATAAATTAAATAAAAATAAAGTAGTTATAGGTCTATCTGGAGGAATAGATTCAGCAATCGTACTTAAACTTTTAACTCTATCTATTCCAAAAGAAAATATCTTTGCATTAATACTTCCTGAAAGAGATACAGATAAAAAAAATTTAATTGATGCAATAAATTTTGCAAAAGATCTAGGAATAAATTATAAAATAATAAACATTTCTAAAGTGTTATCAAAATTTGGTATCTATTTATCTGTGCCATATTTTATTCTCCCAACTAGAAAATTAAGAGAAAGTTATACTAGAAAATTATATGATAAATATAGAGAATTTTATGGAAAATCTCCGTTTTATCTTCAATATGATATTAATGAAGAATTATTGAAAAATAAGTGGTTTTTTAAAGGACTTGCTTATTTGAGAATAAAACATAGAATTAGAATGGTTACACTTTATTACAATGCAGATCTTATTAATGGAGTTGTGGTAGGAACTACTAATAAAACAGAGTATCTTCTTGGGTTTTTTGTAAAATATGGAGATTACGCATCAGATTTTGAGCCAATTATTCATCTTTATAAATCACAGATTTTTAAATTGGGAGAGTTTATAAGTTTACCAAATGTTTTTTTAAATAAAAAACCTTCACCAGATTTACTTCCTGGTATCGAAGATGAATTTTCTATGGGTTTAAATTATTTAGAAATAGATAGAGTACTTGTTAGATTTTTAAATAATTTACCTATTGAAAAAATAAGTGAAGAATTGAATATATCAATTGATTTGATTAAAAATTTATATGATGCTTATATAAAATCAGAGTTTTTAAGAAATCCTCCACCCAATGTTTTGAATTTTAGTTTATAG
- a CDS encoding DUF4330 domain-containing protein has protein sequence MEREHRGLKNFKLFGLFNLFDIVVFLLIIIVLFYFIRPLFVKKQVSYKDYIITVKLLEVPPEMANSVKKGDRIVDKSGRVFGKILEDPQIEPSKKWVETSDGRVVIAEQPVLKDIIIKFSFRSTSLKYGTDVFKIGYELVIESDLWALKGVVLSIN, from the coding sequence ATGGAAAGAGAACATAGAGGATTAAAAAATTTTAAACTTTTTGGACTCTTCAATTTGTTTGATATTGTTGTTTTTTTATTGATTATAATTGTTTTGTTTTATTTTATAAGACCATTATTTGTTAAAAAACAAGTTTCCTATAAAGATTACATTATAACTGTAAAACTTCTTGAAGTTCCACCTGAAATGGCAAATTCTGTTAAAAAAGGAGATAGAATTGTTGATAAAAGTGGAAGAGTTTTTGGAAAGATTTTAGAAGATCCACAAATTGAACCATCTAAAAAATGGGTTGAAACTTCTGATGGAAGAGTTGTTATTGCAGAACAACCTGTTTTAAAAGACATTATAATTAAATTTTCATTTAGATCCACTAGTTTAAAGTATGGAACAGATGTTTTTAAAATTGGTTATGAACTTGTTATTGAATCAGATCTTTGGGCTTTAAAAGGGGTTGTTCTCTCTATAAACTAA
- the murA gene encoding UDP-N-acetylglucosamine 1-carboxyvinyltransferase, giving the protein MEVYKIIGGKKLKGEVNVQGSKNGCLPLIAASLLTDEPVIIKNVPKLLDIVTLLDVVKSIGVKAKFIDEDTIYIEATNLNYEITNENASKLRGSLTLVGALLGRVGKVKLPFPGGCHIGSRPIDLHLKGFSLLGAEVNAIGSIIEGSVKKLKGEKIYLDYPSVGATENIMLLASVSPGETIIENAAQEPEIVELAEFLNSMGAKIEGAGSRCIRIEGQKKLHGTNHSLYPDRVEAGTFIIAVAVNGGDVTLKPVIFDHLVPLIFKLREIGVDLRIENGKKLRVISKKRTKSFEIRTMPFPGFPTDLQSQMVTLASVSEGVSLITETVFENRFNVVPELRKMGAKIKVEGNTLFVEGVNKLYGTDVVAPDLRAGAALVIAGLFAENETTVKKIYHIERGYFKFDEKLRAIGGDIWKENIED; this is encoded by the coding sequence ATGGAAGTGTATAAAATAATAGGTGGAAAAAAACTTAAAGGTGAAGTGAATGTTCAAGGTTCAAAAAATGGTTGTTTACCTCTTATTGCTGCTTCTCTTTTAACAGATGAACCAGTAATTATTAAAAATGTTCCAAAATTACTTGATATAGTAACTTTGTTAGATGTTGTTAAGTCAATAGGAGTAAAAGCTAAATTTATTGATGAAGATACAATTTATATTGAAGCAACAAATTTAAATTATGAAATAACAAATGAAAACGCTAGTAAATTAAGAGGTAGTTTAACCCTAGTTGGTGCTCTTCTTGGAAGAGTTGGAAAAGTTAAACTTCCATTTCCAGGAGGATGTCATATTGGGTCAAGACCAATTGATCTTCATTTAAAAGGGTTTTCTCTTCTAGGTGCTGAAGTTAATGCTATTGGCTCAATAATAGAAGGGAGTGTAAAGAAACTTAAGGGAGAAAAAATTTATTTAGACTATCCTTCTGTTGGTGCAACAGAAAATATTATGCTTCTTGCCTCTGTTTCTCCTGGAGAGACTATAATCGAAAATGCGGCTCAAGAGCCAGAAATTGTAGAACTTGCAGAATTTTTAAATTCAATGGGTGCAAAAATTGAAGGAGCAGGTTCAAGGTGTATCAGAATTGAAGGTCAGAAAAAATTACATGGTACAAATCACTCTCTTTATCCTGATAGAGTTGAAGCAGGAACTTTTATAATTGCTGTAGCAGTGAATGGTGGTGATGTTACACTTAAGCCTGTAATTTTTGATCATCTTGTACCTCTTATATTCAAATTGAGAGAAATAGGGGTTGATTTAAGAATTGAAAATGGTAAAAAATTAAGAGTTATATCTAAAAAAAGAACAAAAAGTTTTGAAATAAGAACAATGCCTTTTCCTGGTTTTCCAACAGATCTACAATCACAAATGGTAACCCTTGCATCTGTTTCAGAAGGTGTAAGTCTCATTACTGAAACTGTTTTTGAAAATAGATTTAATGTGGTACCTGAATTAAGAAAAATGGGTGCTAAAATAAAAGTTGAAGGAAATACTCTGTTTGTTGAAGGAGTAAATAAACTTTATGGAACAGATGTTGTTGCACCAGATTTAAGAGCAGGTGCAGCACTTGTTATCGCGGGTCTTTTTGCAGAAAATGAAACAACAGTAAAAAAGATATATCATATAGAAAGAGGATATTTCAAGTTTGATGAAAAATTAAGAGCAATAGGAGGAGATATATGGAAAGAGAACATAGAGGATTAA
- the wecB gene encoding UDP-N-acetylglucosamine 2-epimerase (non-hydrolyzing) has protein sequence MKKIKTLIVFGTRPEVIKLYPLIYELKKDNNFELKIVNTGQHKEMVDELLDIFKIEVDYSLKIMVEKQTLEHITEKILEKLSLIVKNESFDLTIVQGDTTTAFVASLVSFYNKIPIAHVEAGLRTKNIYYPFPEEMNRTLIGKLAKFHFAPTEDAKKNLLSEGVNEENIFVTGNTIVDALLKILNLDPIFDIPLPKDKKIVVVTAHRRENWDSGIPKIANAIKTLSQKYNELFFVIPVHKNPIVREKFKILKGIKNVLFIEPLNYIDFIHLLKKSFLVLSDSGGIQEEIPTLKKPLLLLRNETEREEAIRFGFVKLVGTDEKRIIEGVEELLREGFKPKIDFNPFGDGKASERIKLILKEKLYGSV, from the coding sequence ATGAAAAAAATTAAAACACTTATTGTTTTTGGAACTCGTCCTGAGGTAATAAAATTATATCCTTTGATTTATGAACTTAAGAAAGACAATAATTTTGAATTAAAAATTGTTAATACAGGACAACATAAAGAAATGGTTGATGAACTACTTGATATCTTTAAAATAGAAGTTGATTACTCGTTAAAGATTATGGTTGAAAAACAGACATTAGAACATATAACAGAAAAAATTCTTGAAAAGTTATCTTTAATTGTTAAAAATGAATCATTTGATTTAACAATTGTTCAAGGAGATACAACGACTGCTTTTGTCGCTTCCCTTGTCTCTTTTTACAATAAAATACCAATTGCTCATGTGGAAGCTGGTTTAAGAACAAAAAATATCTATTACCCTTTTCCCGAAGAGATGAATAGAACTTTAATAGGAAAACTTGCGAAATTTCACTTTGCACCTACTGAGGATGCTAAAAAAAATCTTTTGAGTGAAGGAGTAAATGAAGAAAATATTTTTGTAACTGGTAATACAATTGTTGATGCACTTTTAAAAATTTTAAATCTTGATCCAATTTTTGATATTCCTTTGCCTAAAGATAAAAAAATTGTTGTAGTCACAGCACATAGAAGAGAAAATTGGGATAGTGGTATCCCAAAAATTGCAAATGCAATAAAAACTCTTTCTCAAAAATACAATGAACTATTTTTTGTAATACCTGTTCACAAAAACCCAATAGTTAGAGAAAAATTTAAAATTTTAAAAGGCATAAAAAATGTTTTATTTATTGAACCATTAAATTATATTGATTTTATACATTTATTGAAAAAATCTTTCCTTGTATTATCTGATTCTGGCGGAATTCAAGAAGAAATTCCAACTCTTAAAAAACCTCTACTTCTACTTAGAAATGAAACTGAAAGAGAAGAGGCCATAAGATTTGGTTTTGTAAAACTAGTGGGAACAGATGAAAAAAGAATTATTGAAGGTGTTGAAGAGTTATTAAGAGAGGGATTTAAACCAAAAATTGACTTTAATCCTTTTGGAGATGGAAAAGCGTCTGAGAGAATAAAACTAATTTTAAAGGAGAAACTTTATGGAAGTGTATAA